A stretch of the Salmo salar chromosome ssa20, Ssal_v3.1, whole genome shotgun sequence genome encodes the following:
- the LOC106580794 gene encoding rap1 GTPase-activating protein 2 isoform X7: MKSAEFFDMLERMQDDYIPYPRIEDILEKGSPYPQVILPQFGGYWIEDAEAPVGTPTSSESSFCEEDDGGGMSPAGGFGFRLECNSSARAYRKHFLGREHMNYYCTGSSLGNLIMSLKHEEAEGQEFLRIMLRSRTKTHHDRISLAGLNQLPSVPQIAKLLCDDVTGLKFNPVLYPRGSQLIVGYDEHEVNNTFKFGVIYQKFGQTSEEELFGNNEETPAFREFLSVLGDNIELNDFKGFRGGLDVSHGQTGSESVYTVFRQREMMFHVSTKLPFTEGDVQQLQRKRHIGNDIVAAVFQEDATPFVPDMIASNFLHAYVLVQVENPGTEHTTYKVSVTAREDVPPFGPPLPNPAVFKKGPEFRDFLLTKLINAENACYKSDKFAKLEGRTRAALLDNLHDELHRQTQTTLGLGQAGEEDKLENGGHGGLLESFKAVWRCVLHATHSTTGDAVLISTTAVIVYYLSSQILYQTD, from the exons ATGAAG TCTGCCGAGTTCTTTGACATGCTGGAAAGGATGCAG gaTGACTACATCCCATACCCGCGGATAGAGGAC ATTCTGGAGAAGGGTAGCCCATACCCGCAGGTGATCCTGCCCCAGTTTGGGGGTTACTGGATTGAGGATGCCGAGGCGCCTGTAGGGACCCCCACCTCTTCGGAGAGCAGCTTCTGTGAGGAGGATGACGGAGGGGGCATGAGCCCTGCAGGAGGGTTCGGCTTCAGGCTGGAGTGTAACAGCTCGGCCAGGGCCTACCGCAAACACTTCCTGGGCAGG gagCATATGAACTACTACTGCACAGGCAGCAGTCTGGGGAACCTCATTATGTCACTGAAGCACGAGGAGGCAGAGGGCCAGGAGTTCCTCCGCATCATGCTCAG GTCGAGGACAAAGACACACCATGACAGGATCTCTCTGGCAGGCCTCAACCAGCTTCCCAGTGTACCCCAGATAGCCAAG cTTCTCTGCGACGATGTGACTGGCCTGAAGTTCAACCCGGTCCTGTACCCCAGA GGCTCTCAGTTGATAGTAGGTTATGACGAACATGAAGTGAACAATACCTTTAAGTTTGGTGTCATCTACCAGAAGTTTGGTCAG ACGTCAGAGGAAGAGTTGTTTGGGAACAACGAGGAGACGCCAGCCTTCCGAGAGTTCCTCAGTGTTCTGGGAGACAACATAGAGTTGAATGACTTTAAGGG GTTCCGTGGTGGTCTGGACGTATCTCACGGTCAGACAGGCTCTGAGTCCGTCTACACCgtcttcagacagagagagatgatgttcCACGTCTCCACTAAACTACCCTTCACTGAGGGAGACGTACAACAG CTCCAGAGGAAGAGGCACATAGGAAATGACATCGTGGCGGCGGTCTTCCAGGAAGACGCCACCCCCTTTGTGCCTGACATGATCGCCTCCAACTTCCTCCATGCGTATGTACTGGTGCAGGTGGAGAACCCTGGTACTGAACACACTACATACAAG GTGTCTGTTACAGCGAGGGAGGATGTACCTCCGTTTGGCCCACCTCTCCCCAATCCAGCAGTCTTCAAGAAG ggtccTGAGTTCCGCGACTTCCTGCTGACAAAGCTGATCAATGCAGAGAACGCCTGCTACAAGTCTGACAAGTTTGCCAAGCTAGAG GGGCGGACGCGAGCTGCTTTGCTGGATAACCTTCACGATGAGCTCCACAGACAGACCCAGACTACTCTGGGGCTTGGCCAGGCTGGGGAGGAGGACAAGCTGGAGAACGGGGGCCATGGGGGACTGCTGGAGTCTTTCAAG GcagtgtggaggtgtgtgttgcATGCCACTCATTCAACCACTGGGGATGCTGTGCTCATCTCTACAACAGCAGTCATTGTCTATTACCTGTCGTCGCAGATACTGTATCAAACTGACTGA